In a single window of the Elaeis guineensis isolate ETL-2024a chromosome 8, EG11, whole genome shotgun sequence genome:
- the LOC140859724 gene encoding uncharacterized protein has translation MEGELRRLREGHSEATAEATHFRNLHVKGIMEYSRRKADFAKELAECKKSTSDRIWAQAAKISALKVELSAAIGKIGQLGGSSSRLLARADGDQEWSKKVSDLQRQLQDVEVSHDVHRASWRRQVEEYKGRLRVVTDEVARLQRQLANRAQLTSVRDSDELQSLRGTVEGISVALGEKTAELQQLKIQLAYEQRAVADVQAESEVLRKRRREAEVEIQRLRRAL, from the coding sequence atggaaggcgagcttcgcagattgagagaaggtcattctgaagccaccgcagaggctacccactttcggaatctccacgtgaaggggatcatggagtatagccggaggaaggcggatttcgcgaaggagctcgcagaatgcaagaagagcaccagcgaccgaatttgggctcaggccgccaagattagcgccctcaaggtggaactgtcggccgcgatagggaagatcggccagctgggaggaagttcgtcccggctcttggctcgggccgacggcgaccaagagtggtcgaagaaggtctccgaccttcagcggcagcttcaggacgtcgaggtgagccacgacgtgcatcgggccagctggcgcaggcaggtggaggaatataaagggagactcagggtggtgaccgacgaagtcgcccgtctccagaggcagctggctaacagggctcagcttacttccgtccgggattctgatgaactccagtccctaagaggaaccgttgaagggatttctgtcgccctcggagaaaagacagccgagctgcaacaactgaagatccaactggcatacgagcagcgggccgtcgcggacgtgcaggcggaatccgaggtcttgaggaagaggcgtcgagaggcagagGTCGAGatccagcgacttcgtcgggcgctctag